One genomic segment of Mangifera indica cultivar Alphonso chromosome 6, CATAS_Mindica_2.1, whole genome shotgun sequence includes these proteins:
- the LOC123219066 gene encoding UDP-N-acetylglucosamine diphosphorylase 1, giving the protein MREPTVVGSETNPTSAVALLPPPPPPQALLERLKDYGQEDAFALWDELSPDERDFLVKDIESLDLSRIDRIIRCSLRSQGLPVAAIEPVPERSVSTVEERTMEERERWWKMGLKAIYEGKLAVLLLSGGQGTRLGSSDPKGCFNIGLPSGKSLFQLQAERILCVQRLAAQAASEGSAGSATIHWYIMTSPFTDDATRKFFESHKYFGLEADQVTFFQQGTIPCVSKDGRFIMETPYKVSKAPDGNGGVYSALKYSKLLEDMASRGIKYVDCYGVDNALVRVADSTFLGYFIDKGVASAAKVVRKAYPQEKVGVFVRRGKGGPLTVVEYSELDPSLASAINQETGRLRFCWSNVCLHMFTLDFLNQVANGLEKDSVYHLAEKKIPSIHGYTMGFKLEQFIFDAFPYAPSTALFEVLREEEFAPVKNANGSNFDTPDSARLLVLRLHTRWVVAAGGFLTHSVPLYATGVEVSPLCSYAGENLEAICRGRTFHAPCEISF; this is encoded by the exons ATGAGGGAACCAACGGTGGTCGGCTCCGAGACCAACCCCACCTCGGCGGTGGCTTTACTTCCCCCTCCGCCCCCACCTCAGGCGCTGCTTGAACGCCTTAAAGATTACGGACAAGAAGACGCTTTCGCCCTCTGGGACGAGCTCTCGCCCGACGAACGTGACTTCCTCGTTAAGGACATCGAG AGTTTGGATCTTTCGAGAATCGATCGGATCATTCGATGCTCGCTTCGATCTCAAg GGCTGCCGGTGGCAGCGATTGAGCCGGTGCCGGAGAGGAGCGTGTCAACGGTGGAGGAGAGGACGATGGAGGAAAGAGAGAGGTGGTGGAAGATGGGTTTGAAGGCTATTTATGAAGGAAAGTTAGCTGTTTTGCTTTTATCTGGCGGCCAg GGAACTCGACTGGGAAGTTCAGATCCAAAGGGATGCTTCA atatTGGACTTCCATCTGGGAAGTCTCTGTTTCAACTTCAAGCTGAGCGAATATTGTGTGTCCAAAGATTAGCTGCTCAAGCTGCAAGTGAAG GTTCTGCTGGTTCCGCCACAATTCATTGGTACATAATGACCAGTCCATTTACTGATGATGCCACACGCAAGTTTTTTGAAAGTCATAAGTACTTTGGTCTTGAAGCAGATCAA GTCACTTTCTTCCAGCAAGGCACTATACCTTGTGTTTCAAAGGACGGTAGATTTATTATGGAGACTCCATACAAA GTTTCTAAAGCTCCAGATGGAAATGGTGGAGTATATTCAG CTTTGAAATATTCAAAACTGTTAGAAGATATGGCCAGCAGAGGGATCAAATATGTGGACTGCTATGGAGTTGACAATGCTCTG GTTCGCGTTGCTGATTCAACTTTCCTGggatattttattgataaaggcGTAGCTTCTGCTGCAAAAGTTGTCCGAAAG GCATATCCCCAAGAAAAGGTTGGTGTGTTTGTAAGGCGAGGCAAAGGTGGACCACTCACTGTGGTTGAGTACAGTGAGTTAGATCCGTCACTGGCTTCTGCAATCAATCAGGAGACTGGACGTCTTCGTTTTTGTTGGAGTAAT gTTTGCCTACACATGTTCACTTTGGATTTTCTGAACCAAGTGGCAAATGGCCTTGAAAAAGACAGCGT TTACCATCTTGCTGAGAAAAAAATACCTTCTATCCATGGATATACGATGGGCTTCAAACTAGAACAGTTCATATTTGACGCTTTTCCTTATGCTCCTTCAACTGCACTTTTTGAG GTATTGCGTGAGGAGGAGTTTGCACCTGTGAAAAATGCCAACGGATCAAATTTTGACACCCCGGACAGTGCTCGGCTACTTGTTCTCCGACTCCATACTCGTTGGGTGGTTGCTGCTGGTGGCTTTTTAACACATTCGGTGCCCTTATATGCAACTG GTGTGGAGGTCTCACCACTTTGTTCTTATGCTGGAGAAAACCTGGAGGCTATATGCCGTGGACGAACATTTCATGCACCTTGTGAGATTTCTTTCTAG
- the LOC123218617 gene encoding protein RGF1 INDUCIBLE TRANSCRIPTION FACTOR 1-like isoform X1 → MGREEYSHGGGMNKPAWLQGLMAETFFGACGFHENRRKNEKNVFCLVCCLSLCPHCLPSHCSHPLLQVRRYVYHDVVRLGDLEKLIDCSFIQPYTINHAKVIFVNQRPQSRSCKGSANMCFTCDRILQDSFHFCSLSCKVDYMVYRGQDLSSILFRIHESDFAISQIEGLRVDGSEIIDDDGLITSNSILEDPLQDKNSSCSNDNMGSSEISHAPVVVNKKKKGFLPGIVLSLSNRRKGAPQRAPLS, encoded by the exons ATGGGAAGAGAGGAGTACTCTCATGGTGGGGGGATGAATAAGCCTGCATGGCTTCAGGGTTTGATGGCTGAGACTTTCTTTGGAGCCTGTGGCTTCCACGAAAACCGCAGGAAGAATGAGAAGAATGTGTTTTGCCTCGTTTGTTGCCTCAGTCTTTGCCCCCACTGCCTGCCTTCTCATTGCTCTCATCCCCTTCTCCAG GTGCGACGGTATGTTTACCACGATGTGGTTCGATTAGGCGATCTCGAGAAGCTCATCGACTGCTCCTTCATTCAG CCCTATACAATTAACCATGCCAAGGTCATATTTGTGAATCAGAGGCCTCAATCCAGGTCCTGTAAGGGCTCTGCCAATATGTGTTTCACTTGTGACAGGATTCTCCAGGACTCTTTCCATTTCTGCTCTCTTTCTTGCAAG gttgaTTACATGGTGTATCGAGGGCAAGATCTCTCAAGCATTCTCTTCAGGATTCATGAATCCGACTTTGCAATTTCACAAATTGAGGGATTGAGAGTGGACGGTTCAGAGATTATCGATGACGATGGTCTAATTACGTCAAACTCCATCCTTGAGGATCCTTTGCAGGACAAAAATTCCTCGTGTTCCAATGACAATATGGGCAGTTCGGAGATTTCACATGCACCAGTTGTGgttaataagaagaaaaagggtTTTCTCCCGGGGATTGTTCTGTCCCTGAGCAACAGGAGAAAGGGTGCCCCTCAGAGGGCTCCTCTTTCTTAG
- the LOC123218617 gene encoding protein RGF1 INDUCIBLE TRANSCRIPTION FACTOR 1-like isoform X2 — protein sequence MGREEYSHGGGMNKPAWLQGLMAETFFGACGFHENRRKNEKNVFCLVCCLSLCPHCLPSHCSHPLLQVRRYVYHDVVRLGDLEKLIDCSFIQVDYMVYRGQDLSSILFRIHESDFAISQIEGLRVDGSEIIDDDGLITSNSILEDPLQDKNSSCSNDNMGSSEISHAPVVVNKKKKGFLPGIVLSLSNRRKGAPQRAPLS from the exons ATGGGAAGAGAGGAGTACTCTCATGGTGGGGGGATGAATAAGCCTGCATGGCTTCAGGGTTTGATGGCTGAGACTTTCTTTGGAGCCTGTGGCTTCCACGAAAACCGCAGGAAGAATGAGAAGAATGTGTTTTGCCTCGTTTGTTGCCTCAGTCTTTGCCCCCACTGCCTGCCTTCTCATTGCTCTCATCCCCTTCTCCAG GTGCGACGGTATGTTTACCACGATGTGGTTCGATTAGGCGATCTCGAGAAGCTCATCGACTGCTCCTTCATTCAG gttgaTTACATGGTGTATCGAGGGCAAGATCTCTCAAGCATTCTCTTCAGGATTCATGAATCCGACTTTGCAATTTCACAAATTGAGGGATTGAGAGTGGACGGTTCAGAGATTATCGATGACGATGGTCTAATTACGTCAAACTCCATCCTTGAGGATCCTTTGCAGGACAAAAATTCCTCGTGTTCCAATGACAATATGGGCAGTTCGGAGATTTCACATGCACCAGTTGTGgttaataagaagaaaaagggtTTTCTCCCGGGGATTGTTCTGTCCCTGAGCAACAGGAGAAAGGGTGCCCCTCAGAGGGCTCCTCTTTCTTAG